AGATTTAAAGACTGGTCAAATCTTGAAGTGAATGTCAGAGTCCTGTCCAAAGGTATTGCAACAGAAAGCCTAagtctttcatttcctgatcttgcatctagatgtgttaaacaaaaacattgcaaCATGTGACTGACAGCTGGTTTTTTCTGCCTAGGTGTGACCTGTTTGATTTGTTGAAACAGCTAATAGCACTGAATTGCTCTTAGCTTGAACCCTGGGTTTCACCTGTAAGGACTGCAATGATTGTTAGAAGGGATAGACCAGCATAAAGAcaagagagctgtctatgggtGGGAAAACATAGGGCATAACCAATATAACAATTTAGAATgtgctggaaaaagaaaaaaaacaaccaatcaAGAGGTTGTCCCAGTAAAACATTGTGACGGTTGTAAAGAAAATCCCCAAAACAAAATGAGTGACATCAATAATGTCCACAGCACATGGGTGAAGGTATCGCAAGTCACTTTTCAAAGAAAAAtttgagagcagaaatatagaggccaCTCTTTagcagtaagaatcagaagGCCAGAGTGGAATTCAATAAGAAATACATGAGCCACAAAAATTTTGGAATCAAGTTAAACCTCAACCAGAGGGATAGAAAGGTCGATGTGTGgtgaaagaaaggatctgctcgtGCTCgaaaacatacaagctcatcGGTCAAGCACAGTGGAGATAGCATCATTTAttgatggtagcagcagaatgaattcagaaatctACAGAAACATTGACTGCCATTGTCCGACAAAGGACTTCATCAAGGGGGGAAAAATGTAGGGTTTCAATCACCACACCTAAACCCATTGGATGTggtatcttagtggttaaggtgttggactactgatcagaaggttgtgagtttgaatcgcagctgccactgctgagtcCTTGGGCAGGGCCTTTAACCCTCATTTGctcagataaaatgtaagttgctctggatgaaGATGTCCGTAAATGTAAACCTTATTGAacagcatttcacctcctgaagtgACTTGGACTAAAGGGAGGAATTCcacaaaataaacaactaaaAGAAGCTCTGGTACAAGCCTGGAAAAACATTACAAAAGAAGAATGTAACTGTgtttggctttcagtgtgtcaCTGGCTTGATGCAAGCAaactaaatgtgtttattttctctcaatGTTCCAGTATGTTTCCTCATCTAAACATTGCGTGGTCTGACACCAAATACGCCATGTTCTAAGTTGTGTAATACAACATGATGTCAATATCAGGATatttaaagctgaaattctgatccgtttcatattcatcttttattCTCAAAACCAAATGTGTCCAGTGTACAGCAAAAacatgtatttacatttatgataATTGggcatttaattattttgtacTGTACACTCCTTTTAGTGAGTCATGGTCATGTCAGCACCACAGTAACTGTCAGTCTTTCTAGCCAGAGTTATTGCAGAAGCTCCTGGTGAGGAATTTGAGCCCTGCAGCCCACCCTATCTGCTGTGTGTACACAAACAGCCACACATGCATGATATCCCTTCCCCCATTGGCCTGGATAGGCCTTTGCATGCCTGGATCACCTCCTGATTTAGCCAGTGCTGTACCACTGTGCTTTGCTCAGGGTGACTGAAGAGCAGTTGGAGTATGGTTAAGTCTATGCAGTGAAACTGTGAACCCCTAACCGACAGACATGGACCCTTTCCCTGAGGTAAGACACAGATAAGACCACGGTGTGATATCAAGAGTATGTGAGACATATTTTAGCAACAGGTGCTGCAGTCATTATAGGATACAGTGATTAAAATACTATGAAGAATAGAGGTAGGTGCGGTGCAGAAGTGTGTGGTTGAAAATTATGCCATCTGAATACTGCAGTCAAAAGGGTATTTAGGCAATGTGTAAAGTACTAAGTTCATGACTTTTGTTCACTGAAAAGAATTAGCATTAGTATTTTTAGCATGGCTGTACACATTCCTTATTCGCCAGTAAGGTGGGTTATGTGAAAATTGTTTGTTTACATGTGCGGTGGAACTTGGATATAGGTCAAGAATTAAATTGACGTAATTTGTTGGTCCTTTCAGGGAATTGTTATAAGTAGCCACACAAAACATGGTGAACCAGAGCTGGTAAAGCATTGAACAAACTGGAATGGATAGGAAAAAATAGACAGGAAGATGTATAAGTATGAAATAGGATTAAATACAGGACTGGAAGTATGAGAGTCTCCAAAGATTGTAGTGTAATCTGTTTGTATGGTGCAGTTGTCCAAATCCAGGTTCATttcaaatgattttaaaaataactaGTAGCCATTGACAAGAATCACTTCTTATAGCCATCCTTGCTACACAGTGGATGGATCAGTCCATTACTGATTTTTGAAGATACCCTTCAAAATGCATGCGACAAAGGAGGTGGTAGGTTTTTTCTGTAATGATCATCAAACACGCAATTTATTACGATTGCTTTATTCCACAATCCTTTCTGTACTACCTTTTGAGGTGAGAGTATGCCATCTGGAGCCTGTAGATAGTTCTACTGACACTGTCTGATGTGCAAACTGCAAGAGATCTAACTAGGAATCGGTTGTCTATTATGCATCAGACCAGCCCCTCAAGAGCATTCGTATAACATAGAGATGGGTGTTTAAGCTATGCAAGATATCCGCTACTAGTACTATCCACCACACTTTAGGGTTGGCCCCCTATTTGTACAGAATGAGGCAAATAACTTGCTTTAAAGAAAAAGATTAATGTAGAAATGATATCAGTTGCTCTATGACTCATGGGCGGAGTAACTGAGACTAACATTAATCCAGATTTTAGATGTGTCAAATTTAGACAACACTGCAGTGATCCTTCATGTTTAATTTGAAACATAGATGCATAACATTAAGCATAATTTTACTTACTGGAAGTGAGTTTTTCATGCTCTTAAATCCTTTCTGTTTAATCCAAAGACTGAGattttttccttcactttttCCCCAGGCTCCCTATACAGAAGATGACGGTCTTACAATGAAAGCTTTAGGTATCTAATTGtgttctgtttgtgttcatAATCCTTGCAAGCGCCTAACACGTTCTGCCTATGCACATTTCTGTGTTGACAACTATTTTCTAAAGTCCTACAGTCACAAAAAACTATATATAGACAGGTAGGAAGCAGGGTTCTCCTCCACTGCCTTTTCCCACAGGCCCTGCTCGAGATCCTGATACACATGTCTACACCAAGTTCTTCATGAACCACTGCTGCTATGATGCCATACCAACCAGCTCTAAACTGGTCATCTTTGACACAACACTGCAGGTGAATTCGTCTGCATGTATACAGATGATCAGCTGGCAGCGATGCAGATATTACGATAAGATAACATGCAATATTGGTAAAATAACACATTTACAATGCTGAGAAATTAAGTAGGAGACCGCTTGCATTAGGACAGATACAACAGACTGGGTGCAAGTGGTCAGAGATgtttcatttttccccccactgGTCTGTTTCTATTTGGTTAAGTTGTATACTTTGGTTTGTAATACAGGTAAAGAAGGCATTCTTTGCATTAGTCGCTAATGGAGTCCGAGCTGCACCTTTATGGGACAACAAGCAGCAGTGTTTTGTAGGTATGTGGACCTGAGCACTGAGTACTGTGCCCTTTAACCTTTAAAGGTTAAACCATTTGTGAACCTGAGTCAGATTACTGACATTGACTAAAGTCTCATAACCCATAAATCTATATGCATTCAGAACTTTATAGTGAATCCACCTGAGGTTCTTTTGCATGATCCTTCTATTCTAAGCTATGCATTttattgagatttttttttttaaattaaatcctTTCATAAATATTCCTCTCTTATTCTGATGCCAAATGAACACCAGATCTTTTGGAGGCCACTATTATTTACCCCAACTCAGTTAAATTCAGCAGTATTATTCAGCTTATATTATCTGTTCCAACTTATTAAGGAATGTGGAATATTACTTCATGCTATGATCCGACACATCAGAAGTCCCAGAAGTCATGGCTTCATTTGTAATGAATCAGCCTCTCTGGTGCCAGATGTCTAACTTTAGTCAGGCACCTGGGGTCCAGTGACTTGTGGGAAATGGCAAGACAGTGCTCTAATCCCTAGCACCCTTTCCCGGGTATTAATAGCCACTGCAGTACATTATGTAATTACGGCTGAGAATGGTTTGGGTGCCGAAAGCTGTTACCTATTCTAATATTAGCACAATcctatttgtatgtatgtatgcatgttagTCATAGCTGGTagtaacatttctttttgtttagcCCTGATTCATTTGAGCCACTGTTTAATCCAAGCTCTTTGATATCTGTTTCTTGTTACTTGTATTGTTACAGGGATGCTTACTATAACAGATTTTATTAACATCCTTCACCGATATTACAAATCACCTATGGTAAGCTAGttgttcccttttttttttcatgcaaacagtcatgtattattattatttaaaactttAATTTCCCTGTCCTGATTTGCATTGCTGTTCTAGGTTCAGATATATGAATTAGAAGAGCACAAGATTGAAACCTGGCGAGGTGACCGTGTACAGTTCTATTTCTTTAGTTTACATTTTTAGTCACTTATCGTCAAATCCACCAGTGTTTAAGCTCCTGTATCTTTCATCTTGTTTCAGAGATCTACCTTGAGTACTCGGTCAACTCTCTGATCAGCATCACTCCAGAATCCAGGTACAACTAGGGTCTTCACAACTAAACccagccccccccccctcccccaggGTATCTCACCAGTGACTGAATTGTCTTTCCCCATCGTCAGCCTCTTTGATGCTATTTACTCCTTACTGAAGAACAAGATTCACAGGCTGCCTGTTATCGATCCGGAATCGGGAAACGTTCTACACATACTGACCCATAAACGCATCCTGAAATTTCTGCACATCTTTGTaagagaattttttaaaatataaatatattttcaatttatatttttaatttaaatttaatagaACACAccatttattgtttgtttaataaaacGAATTGCAGTTTAAAAGAACAGATCATTAAGATTATTTATAACAAATCTATTGGGATTTCCCAGGGTTCCATGATCCCAAAGCCTCGATTCTTACAGAAGCGAATTCAGGATGTTGAAATTGGAACCTTTAAGAGGATTGCCACAGTCCAGGAGACTGCAACAGTTTATGAGGCATTGTCAGTGTTTGTTGAACGCAGAGTATCAGCCCTGCCTGTTGTGAATGAACAAGGTATTTTCAGGTCTCAGATGTTGTATATTATCTTTTGAAGTATAAAATCCCTTGGAGGTACGGATAATTGTTCTGAAGTGAGTCTGTTCTGTATGTAGGAAAGGTGGTGGCCCTTTACTCCCGTTTTGATGTCATTGTGAGTAAAATAAGCAATCTTTCCTGTTCCTTCTTTTATCAGCAATAATCAatgattttatgtaaatatacatGTATAATGTGTAATTCAACACCCTAAAATTTCTAATTAAGTTGAACTCTGTGCAGCTGCTAGCACCTTAATACAACCATAGCCATGACCTATCATAAGTAATGTATGTATTTTGTTGGCTATAGAACCTGGCTGCtcaaaaaaattacaataacCTGAGCATGACTATGCAAGAAGCCATTGAAAGCCGCTCATGCTGCGTCGAGGGAGTGCTTAAGTGTTATCCACACGAAACCCTGGAGACTATCATTGATCGCATTGCTGAAGCAGAGGTAAGTGAAGATGTTTGCAAATTTTTACAATAGGATATGTTTTTCTGCACACCCTGATGTAgccatatacactgatcaggtataacattatgaccacctgccaaatattgtgttggtcccccttttgctgccaaaacagccctgacccgtcatgcactgtgtattctgacacctttctatcagaaccaacattaacttcttcagcaatttgagcaacagtagctggtctgttggatcggatcacacgggccagccttcgctccccacatgcatcagtgagccttggtcgcccatgaccctgtcgccggttcaccactgttccttccttggaccactttggatagatactgaccactgcagaccgggaacaccccagttgttggagttttggagatgctctgatccagtggtctagccatcacaatttggcccttgtcaaactcactcaaatccttacgcttgtccatttttcctgcttctaacacatcaactttgaggacaaaatgttcacttgctgcctaatatatcccacccactaacaggtgccatgatgaggagataatcttattcacttcacctttcggtgctcataatgttatgcctgattggtgtacattttttttctgttcaacaTTGTGAAAATCCTGTTTAGGTTAGGATTATAATTAACTTGTGTTGATTCGATTCTAGAAAACAACACTTCTGTGTCTTTATATTGACTTTAAATAAGGTAAGAAAAACTAGGAAGCCATTTTACTTGAAGTTATCTAATGGACTGTTTAATGTCCTCTAGGTACATCGTCTAGTTTTGGTGGATGAACAGGATATGGTGAGGGGAatcatctcactgtctgacTTGCTGCAGGCATTGGTCTTAACACCTGCAGGTATTGATGCTCTTTTCTCTTAGCAACTGTGATCTCTCCATCACAGTTCCTCCCTGCTCCAGGTAGGAGCTCGCACTTCTTGTATTTTTCAGCGAACTCTAGTGTTTCTTGACTGGTGTGCCTGTAAATATTTCTCTGGGCAACTTTAGGCTACTGTTGAAACATGAGGAATAACATGCACATCTGATCTTATTCTGGCGTGATCTAAAGAACCATTATGCTGCTCGAATTGTGTTGCTCGACTGTTTCACTGCAATTGTACATTCTTCAAAACCAGCAATTTCTTTTTATCGatttaaaatgtgttattttttcaTGGTAGGGTTTATCAGAGACCACTTTGCTGGACAAGGTTGCTCTGTGTCAATAAAATATATCAGGGCTTGGGTGCTCCTCTAAggtcccccccacccccaagacAAACGTTTTGATTTGGGATTCTGTACCCACACAAATACAACATCTGGACATTGATCTGTGATTAGTACACAATACACCCAGGTCTCAGAACATCTTTCACAGCCAAAGACTGTGAATTTGaagtttattttagatttaaggAGGAAAAGACCAGATGAAAACAATAGACAAATGATGgctttttattttccaaaaattCCTTGCAAAACAGAATTTAAGGAAATGATTTCAGTCCTGGGTGAAGAATTTATGACCTTGTACACaccgttgttgttgttgttgttgttctttcggctgcaccctgtttggggtcgccacagcggatcatttagtccgtatgtttcgatttggcacaggttttatgccggatacCCTTCCAGACGCAActctcccatttaatccaggcttgcgactggcactgagagttaacttttcagtggctgggttagagccctgcccgggaatcgaacccgggctgtGGCCATGACAGCACATGACCTTGTACACACTAATACGAGTAAATCTGTAACAAGATATTTTCATATGCTGAGTTGGGATACTGTATGCATGATCTTCTCATGTCCCTGTGGGTTTCCTTCAGcttttccagtttcctccctctTCCCAAACACCTGTTAGGTAGGTGTATTGAGTAAGATGAATGTATTCCTGCCTTACCCAGTTTTTCCAGGATCGTTTCCAAATCCACTGGAACCTGAGCAGGATATAGTGGTTTCCATTTTCCCTTTTCATTCACAATAAAACAATCTTTTCAAACTCTGAAAAATGGGTTCCACTCTCCTAAgtgaataaatctgaaaatGGAGTGGGGATAATTGAGAATGTCCATTAGATAGTGTTTCCAAGATGGTGGAACTTACTGCAGCGATGTTTTCTGCATACTGGAtttgaattttatatttgtaatgttTGTATAAAAGCATACAGTCACTGAGGTGGTGAAAACAGACATGTTATGCACTGCAATTTTCTGTTGCTTTTGGAATTATTCGTGTTTTGGAGAGTGTATTTATCATAAATAACGAAGCATGAATAATACTGCTGTGCACTTTACTTGTGTAAGGATGGAACTCACCACTTGCATAAATTCTTTGCATCATTTCGAGTGCACTATTAGATTCTTTAAATGCATATTGTGTCGGATtgaaagcattttcagcattgtGACTAGatactgtacatttttatgAACTGGACTAAACGATGACCCCCATGttatatattacacataatCATTACTCTGTGTACTGATCGTATACTAGATTTCCGTTTCCCTTTGTACTTTACTAGACTTCAGGTGTTTTGTATTTAATGACCACTGATGTTTGTTTTCATCTTTTCTAAGTGACTACAGTAAACAGAATAGTAATTAATAAACCAGGCCATGTTTCCTATAACTTGTGTGTTCCATTAATCTTGTATTTTATAtggtttattgttgttgttgttgttgttgttgttgttgttgttgttgttgttgttgttgttgttcttattattattgtttatgtaagcagaaattgacatttttgtaccaggaatgttctggaaagttatattttgttttctagGAATCTGGTCTTTTTTCCAGGAAAATTTTCTTTACAGAAACAACATTCACAATTCATAGAGGTCAGTGTTAGTTATCTAGTCTTTTTAGTTATTAGAATCTCTTTCAGGAACCTTTGGGTTCTCCATGATGCTGTCATTATACTGACACAAACTCACAAACCTGGATTATTGTCTATACATGCTagtggacacttgaccatcatGCTGAGATGCACctgttgaacatctcattccagatgtAGTCCACCACTGcttttataataacctccactcttcttagaaggctttccactagattttggtgTGGCTGTGcggatttgctcattcagccacaagagcattagtgaagtcTTTCTGACTCTGCCTGATCCATCTAGACGCTCTatccctggttggagtctcgccGTGTGGTGGTGTTCACTGCTGCTTTGGATAGGTCGCGGACAGCCTGTGACCGAGGGGACTGCtatggatagaaccacttgaaGACCATCACACGGTCACTAAACTATCGTTGCATGTCAGCTTGCGACAGCAAGGAatgttaagtctataatgaactcggaaactacactgacctaacagTTCCtgaagagctcttggttgctgttgtagaaaagacattatttacatttgcattatttactgtccagtatCACCCATATGAGGATGAGGTtaccttctgagcctggttcctctcaaggtttcttcatgtcatctcagggctttttttcttttccaccgtcgcctcaggattgctcattagggataaaatagtaactaatatatttttctatgtttctatacttctgtaaagctgctttgagacaatctccactgttaaaagtgctttacaaataaatcgaattgaaaattgaattgacattaagattaaaaaaaacatggggTTATAAAATCAAGGTGGGAAAATAACTGAGtagaattattatttaactCAATACAGGCACGAGTCGAAGCAATGGATTATCAAGCTACTTGAAATATTGAGtgacttaaaaaaaagactgatggtaatgatgtgtatttgtttattgtaactgaatgtaatgtaaaaagaaaaattcacaTTTGGAGCATTTCTGAGTGTAAAGTGTGTTCTATTATATTAATTAGTGGTAATCAGATAAATAATTAGTTgctgaaaataaaacttttgtttaaataaatcttGCTGTGTAACTCAGTTTCTTAATGAACATTCACacattaatgaaatatttattctgAAAGGATTAAAATGACAAAGTACACATTCAAATTTTGTcatatacacaatcatacacagaacacatgtagtgaaatgcatGCATTTACTGTCCATGTTAtataaaaatagtttaaaacTGTTATGAAAAGAGTCAAAAAATGGAAGTGACAATAAGGAGATACAgctctggggggaaaaaaaagagagaccactgcaaaccccaagatcatgcagtatttgcagagctttaataactcaaataaaacaaaatacaaataaacaaatagtgttaatgctttggcctgtgtttgtggatactgctggaagctttccctttgggatgaataaagtatctctctctctctctctctctctctctctctctatatatatatatatatatgtatatgtatgtatctagatagatagataacattaagaaatcagtatttggtggaataaccccgatttgcatgtgttttggctccatgatctccaccagtttttca
This DNA window, taken from Hemibagrus wyckioides isolate EC202008001 linkage group LG06, SWU_Hwy_1.0, whole genome shotgun sequence, encodes the following:
- the prkag3b gene encoding 5'-AMP-activated protein kinase subunit gamma-3b — translated: MDPFPEAPYTEDDGLTMKALGPARDPDTHVYTKFFMNHCCYDAIPTSSKLVIFDTTLQVKKAFFALVANGVRAAPLWDNKQQCFVGMLTITDFINILHRYYKSPMVQIYELEEHKIETWREIYLEYSVNSLISITPESSLFDAIYSLLKNKIHRLPVIDPESGNVLHILTHKRILKFLHIFGSMIPKPRFLQKRIQDVEIGTFKRIATVQETATVYEALSVFVERRVSALPVVNEQGKVVALYSRFDVINLAAQKNYNNLSMTMQEAIESRSCCVEGVLKCYPHETLETIIDRIAEAEVHRLVLVDEQDMVRGIISLSDLLQALVLTPAGIWSFFQENFLYRNNIHNS